A single region of the Gemmatimonadota bacterium genome encodes:
- a CDS encoding alkaline phosphatase family protein, giving the protein MSATSRCVSRSTSAPQGDAPPLTDPLPTAIPGKATVPRVLVVFFDGVGIGEPDPEINPFFRAELPVLSGALGGLLPTLADLAPFGLAGRTLPLDACLGVPGTPQSGTGQVALLTGRNAAEILGRHFGPWPPVRLRPLLEEENFLRRAVQLGGDVAFANAYPEGYPGDRPARRVAAPPIAARAAGVLEREHRALAEGRAVASEIVNDGWIEFLGHAEIPRVTPEEAGANLAKLAGGADLTFFAHYQTDLAGHRGGMDGAIAALERVDRFLGGLLAHLPSDLLVLVSSDHGNLEDIRGGHTRNPALGLALGPHAATVPPLHSILGLAEFVLAQVEARVGAMGGG; this is encoded by the coding sequence ATGTCGGCCACGTCTCGGTGCGTGTCACGCTCGACCTCCGCGCCGCAGGGTGACGCTCCGCCCCTGACCGATCCCCTCCCAACCGCCATTCCGGGGAAAGCTACGGTTCCGCGGGTCCTCGTCGTTTTTTTCGACGGCGTCGGGATCGGCGAGCCGGATCCCGAGATCAACCCATTCTTCCGAGCCGAACTCCCCGTCCTCTCGGGAGCCTTGGGCGGACTCCTCCCCACGCTCGCAGACCTCGCTCCCTTCGGCCTCGCCGGAAGAACCCTTCCCCTCGACGCCTGCCTCGGCGTCCCGGGGACGCCGCAGAGCGGGACCGGGCAGGTGGCTCTTCTCACGGGAAGAAACGCCGCGGAGATCCTGGGTCGCCACTTCGGTCCCTGGCCTCCCGTTCGACTTCGTCCGCTCCTCGAGGAAGAGAACTTCCTCCGTCGCGCGGTACAGCTCGGGGGCGACGTCGCCTTCGCGAACGCGTATCCCGAGGGGTATCCGGGGGACCGCCCGGCACGCCGGGTCGCCGCACCACCGATCGCGGCGCGGGCGGCGGGAGTCCTCGAGCGCGAGCACCGCGCCCTCGCCGAGGGGCGGGCGGTCGCCTCGGAGATCGTGAACGACGGATGGATCGAGTTCCTTGGGCATGCCGAAATTCCGCGCGTGACCCCCGAGGAGGCCGGAGCCAATCTGGCGAAGCTGGCCGGTGGTGCCGACCTCACTTTCTTCGCGCACTACCAGACGGACCTCGCGGGACATCGGGGAGGAATGGACGGGGCCATTGCGGCTCTCGAACGCGTGGACCGGTTCCTCGGCGGCCTCCTCGCTCACCTTCCTTCCGATCTCCTGGTCCTGGTCTCGAGCGACCACGGAAATCTCGAGGACATCCGCGGCGGACACACCCGAAATCCCGCGCTGGGGCTCGCCCTCGGACCGCATGCCGCCACCGTTCCACCGCTGCACTCGATTCTCGGTCTCGCTGAATTCGTGCTCGCGCAGGTCGAGGCGCGTGTAGGGGCCATGGGCGGCGGCTGA
- a CDS encoding YIP1 family protein → MSDTEDPIEETDAPRLAPLPTRVVQVFVSPVRLFQALRERPVAWGAILLGAVLAAASNLVIPAELFEDMIRNQIAQAGGEAPADLGMMVTIGRIGGSVGAFIFFPITIALTAGLFSFLFRFGFGFEGRFKQYFAVAAHASLILSVAGALLTPLRILSGDIQFNLTLGGLFPFLGDGLAGRFLGLLDLFALWAIALVGVGAAVIDGKKGAGAAAAVSVGTLLLILLVVASFGFGGGPG, encoded by the coding sequence ATGTCCGACACAGAGGATCCGATCGAAGAGACGGACGCTCCGAGGCTCGCGCCACTCCCGACGAGGGTGGTGCAGGTGTTCGTCTCTCCCGTCCGGCTCTTCCAGGCGCTTCGAGAACGCCCGGTCGCGTGGGGGGCGATTCTCCTCGGCGCAGTGCTGGCGGCGGCCTCCAACCTCGTGATCCCCGCGGAGCTCTTCGAGGACATGATACGGAACCAGATCGCGCAGGCGGGGGGTGAGGCTCCCGCCGATCTCGGAATGATGGTGACGATCGGACGGATCGGCGGTTCGGTGGGCGCGTTTATCTTCTTTCCGATCACGATAGCCCTCACCGCCGGTCTCTTCAGCTTCCTCTTCCGCTTCGGATTCGGATTCGAGGGACGTTTCAAGCAGTATTTCGCGGTGGCGGCGCACGCGTCTCTGATTCTCTCGGTTGCCGGCGCCCTCCTCACCCCTCTCCGAATCCTCTCCGGAGACATTCAGTTCAACCTCACTTTGGGCGGGCTCTTCCCCTTCCTCGGGGATGGGTTGGCGGGCCGTTTTCTCGGCCTCCTCGACCTCTTCGCCTTATGGGCCATCGCGCTCGTCGGCGTAGGCGCGGCCGTGATCGACGGAAAAAAGGGAGCGGGGGCGGCGGCAGCCGTATCGGTGGGAACCCTCCTTCTCATCCTCCTCGTCGTGGCGAGCTTCGGATTCGGGGGCGGGCCGGGGTGA
- a CDS encoding DUF192 domain-containing protein, with translation MKTPRLAFGILSALALAACEGVDAGVHPGGNLPIPPADHAFVIFGNDTVTTEVADTSDEHSQGLMGRTDLPEDGGMFFVFQNETIRSFWMKDTDIPLDIAFLNRLYEVVDIQQMEPRTEIMHTSAAPAMFALEVEQGWFADHGVAVGSRAQVIYGPN, from the coding sequence ATGAAGACGCCCCGCCTGGCTTTCGGGATCCTCAGCGCCCTCGCTCTCGCCGCCTGCGAGGGGGTGGATGCCGGCGTCCACCCGGGGGGGAACCTCCCAATTCCTCCAGCGGATCACGCCTTCGTCATCTTCGGGAACGACACGGTCACCACCGAAGTGGCGGACACTTCGGACGAACACTCCCAGGGCCTCATGGGGCGGACGGACCTTCCCGAAGACGGCGGTATGTTCTTCGTCTTCCAGAATGAGACGATACGCTCCTTTTGGATGAAAGACACGGACATCCCCCTCGACATCGCCTTCCTGAACCGTCTTTACGAGGTTGTGGACATCCAACAGATGGAGCCCCGGACGGAGATCATGCACACCTCCGCGGCCCCCGCCATGTTCGCCCTCGAAGTCGAGCAGGGTTGGTTCGCGGACCACGGAGTCGCGGTTGGGAGCCGCGCTCAGGTCATCTACGGCCCGAACTGA
- a CDS encoding Trm112 family protein, protein MVDPELLEILVCPETKASVHLAEKSLLDRVNLEIAEGRLTTRGGKAVAEELEAGLVREDGRLLYPIRDGIPVMLIDEAIPLDELS, encoded by the coding sequence ATGGTGGATCCTGAATTGCTGGAAATTTTGGTGTGTCCGGAGACGAAGGCGTCGGTTCACCTGGCCGAGAAGTCCCTACTCGACCGCGTGAACCTTGAAATAGCCGAAGGGCGCTTGACCACGCGTGGCGGTAAGGCGGTCGCGGAAGAGTTGGAGGCCGGACTGGTCCGAGAGGACGGCCGGCTCCTCTACCCGATCCGGGATGGGATCCCGGTCATGCTCATCGACGAGGCGATTCCTCTCGACGAATTGTCTTGA
- the coxB gene encoding cytochrome c oxidase subunit II translates to MLRQPRPSREIGSKRPSGAAGWCAALLGVLLVAACGGEAAYPQSTIHPQSDFAEAIHSLYVSIFWWTMLILAVVWTVLAYVLVKFRGKEGDPKPRQIRGHMGLEIGWTIGPALIVMAIVVPTIQAVFATQRPLSDDALIVHVTGHRFWWQFEYPEQGVSTANELRLPLGRPVSLRLEARDVVHSFWIPALGGKRDLAPEPALREGEGEPGYTWIHFTPTVAGTYLGQCAEFCGESHAFMGLRAVVAAEADFQAWLERWLAGAVTASDAETPAPPDSAGLAVTQVAPQAPAPPPAQPPLPVAAQEDPLVAAGRTAFLTQSTCVACHAINGTTAQGRVGPNLTLFGARGSIGAGRLPNTPENLARWIRDPQSVKPGAEMPGTQAMMQIPRGRDQMYSWPATGLSEEQVTAVAAFLSSLR, encoded by the coding sequence ATGCTCAGACAACCTCGTCCCTCACGAGAAATCGGTTCGAAGCGCCCCTCGGGGGCGGCCGGCTGGTGCGCGGCCCTCCTCGGCGTCCTGCTCGTCGCGGCATGCGGCGGGGAGGCGGCGTATCCGCAGTCCACGATCCATCCCCAGTCCGACTTCGCCGAAGCGATCCACTCGCTGTACGTGAGCATCTTCTGGTGGACGATGCTCATCCTGGCCGTGGTGTGGACCGTGCTCGCATACGTCCTCGTGAAGTTCCGGGGGAAGGAGGGCGATCCAAAGCCGAGGCAGATCCGCGGCCACATGGGTCTCGAGATCGGATGGACGATCGGGCCCGCGCTGATCGTCATGGCCATCGTGGTTCCGACGATTCAGGCAGTCTTCGCCACCCAGCGGCCGCTCTCCGACGATGCGCTCATCGTGCATGTGACGGGACACCGGTTTTGGTGGCAATTCGAATATCCCGAACAGGGTGTCTCCACGGCGAACGAGCTTCGGCTCCCCCTGGGCCGACCGGTGAGCCTCCGGCTCGAGGCGCGGGACGTCGTGCACTCCTTCTGGATTCCCGCACTCGGCGGGAAGCGTGACCTCGCACCCGAGCCCGCGTTGCGGGAAGGGGAGGGGGAGCCGGGCTATACGTGGATCCACTTCACCCCGACCGTAGCGGGGACATACCTCGGGCAGTGTGCGGAGTTCTGCGGGGAGTCACACGCCTTCATGGGGCTGCGAGCCGTCGTCGCGGCCGAAGCCGATTTCCAGGCGTGGCTCGAGCGGTGGTTGGCGGGTGCCGTGACGGCCTCCGATGCGGAGACTCCCGCGCCGCCCGACTCCGCGGGGCTGGCCGTCACCCAAGTCGCCCCACAGGCTCCGGCCCCACCTCCCGCACAGCCACCCCTCCCCGTGGCCGCGCAGGAAGACCCACTCGTCGCCGCCGGCCGAACCGCCTTCCTGACGCAAAGCACCTGCGTGGCTTGCCACGCGATCAACGGGACGACGGCCCAGGGGCGTGTCGGTCCGAATCTCACTCTTTTCGGGGCTCGCGGAAGCATTGGCGCGGGACGCCTACCGAATACTCCGGAGAACCTCGCCCGCTGGATCCGCGACCCCCAGAGTGTGAAGCCCGGGGCGGAGATGCCCGGAACGCAGGCAATGATGCAAATTCCCCGCGGGCGCGACCAGATGTACTCCTGGCCCGCCACGGGTCTCAGCGAGGAGCAGGTGACCGCCGTGGCGGCCTTCCTCTCCAGTCTCAGGTAA
- the ctaD gene encoding cytochrome c oxidase subunit I — MSSVATTPSVVRHEATGLWSWITTVDHKRIAIMYFVTASVFFLVGGFEALLMRIQLARADNDFVSAEVFNQLFTMHGTTMVFLVAMPMAVAFFNFVVPLQIGARDVAFPRLNAFSYWIFLFGGLYMNSSFLFGAAPNASWVGYATLTSTTYSPGRNVDFWFIGLSIIGIASIAGGVNFITTILNLRAPGMKLMRMPLFTWMTLVTSFILITAIPVIAVALALLGFDRVFSTNFFNPAAGGDPILWQHLFWIFGHPEVYILVLPSFGVISDVIPTFSKKPLFGYPIVVYAGILIGFIGWGVWSHHMFTVGLGPIADSFFVAATMIIAIPTGVKIFNWLGTMWGGSLRFTTAMLFSVGLVAVFTVGGLSGIMHASAPVDLQQHDSYFVVAHFHYVIVGGAMMGLWAGLYYWFPKATGRFLNETLGKWHFWTTMIGFNLTFFPMHFAGLFGLPRRVFTYPAELNVESFNLLSTVGAFIFGFSALIMMWNLLVSARKGERAGPNPWGAPHLEWSIPSPPHHYNFVGIPTVKSREPLWNEEERREIEAVTMKEGGPEPVMPSPSFWPLLLAAAVTLAWGLVMTGTWWIIVLGVLPVAFCLFMWAFEPAFPDGH; from the coding sequence ATGTCGTCGGTAGCGACTACACCTTCCGTCGTGCGCCACGAGGCCACCGGCCTCTGGAGCTGGATTACGACGGTGGATCACAAGCGGATTGCGATTATGTATTTCGTAACCGCCTCCGTCTTCTTCCTCGTGGGCGGGTTCGAAGCGCTCTTGATGCGTATCCAGCTGGCCCGCGCCGACAACGACTTCGTTTCGGCGGAGGTCTTCAACCAGCTTTTCACGATGCACGGCACCACGATGGTCTTCCTCGTGGCGATGCCGATGGCCGTGGCCTTCTTCAACTTCGTCGTCCCCCTCCAGATCGGTGCGAGAGATGTCGCCTTCCCGCGGCTGAACGCGTTCTCATACTGGATCTTCCTCTTTGGGGGACTCTACATGAACTCGTCGTTCCTCTTCGGAGCGGCGCCGAACGCGAGTTGGGTTGGATATGCGACACTGACTTCGACTACGTATTCGCCCGGGCGAAACGTGGACTTCTGGTTCATCGGGCTTTCGATCATCGGAATCGCGTCGATCGCCGGGGGCGTGAACTTCATCACGACGATCCTGAACCTGCGCGCGCCCGGGATGAAGCTGATGCGGATGCCGCTTTTCACCTGGATGACCTTGGTGACGAGCTTCATCCTCATCACCGCGATCCCCGTGATCGCGGTGGCCCTCGCTCTTCTGGGCTTCGACCGGGTCTTTTCGACGAACTTCTTCAACCCGGCCGCCGGCGGCGACCCGATCCTCTGGCAGCACCTCTTTTGGATCTTCGGGCACCCCGAGGTCTACATCCTGGTTCTCCCCTCGTTCGGGGTGATCTCGGATGTCATCCCGACTTTCTCCAAGAAGCCGCTCTTCGGATACCCGATCGTCGTCTACGCCGGAATCCTGATCGGATTCATCGGTTGGGGAGTGTGGAGCCACCACATGTTCACGGTGGGGCTCGGGCCGATCGCCGACTCCTTCTTCGTCGCCGCCACGATGATCATCGCCATCCCGACGGGGGTGAAGATCTTCAACTGGTTGGGGACGATGTGGGGAGGGTCGCTCCGATTCACGACTGCGATGCTCTTCTCCGTCGGACTCGTTGCGGTCTTCACCGTCGGCGGGCTTTCAGGGATCATGCACGCGTCGGCGCCGGTGGACCTTCAGCAGCACGATTCGTACTTCGTGGTCGCGCACTTCCATTACGTGATCGTGGGGGGCGCGATGATGGGGCTCTGGGCCGGGCTTTACTACTGGTTCCCGAAGGCGACCGGACGATTTCTGAACGAGACGCTCGGGAAGTGGCATTTCTGGACCACGATGATCGGGTTCAACCTGACCTTCTTCCCAATGCATTTTGCGGGTCTTTTCGGGCTTCCCCGGAGAGTCTTCACCTATCCGGCGGAGCTGAACGTCGAGTCTTTCAACCTGCTTTCGACGGTGGGGGCGTTCATCTTCGGGTTCTCTGCGCTCATCATGATGTGGAATCTTCTGGTGAGCGCCCGCAAAGGGGAGCGCGCGGGCCCCAACCCCTGGGGGGCGCCGCACTTGGAATGGTCGATCCCGTCACCCCCGCATCACTACAATTTCGTTGGGATTCCGACCGTGAAGAGCCGAGAGCCGCTCTGGAACGAGGAGGAACGGAGGGAGATCGAGGCGGTCACCATGAAGGAAGGCGGCCCGGAGCCGGTGATGCCGAGCCCCTCATTCTGGCCCCTTCTCCTCGCGGCCGCGGTGACGCTCGCGTGGGGGCTCGTCATGACGGGGACCTGGTGGATCATCGTCCTGGGGGTTCTGCCGGTGGCGTTCTGCCTCTTCATGTGGGCCTTCGAGCCGGCCTTTCCCGATGGGCACTGA
- a CDS encoding cytochrome c oxidase subunit 3: protein MSHVSTAQPGDHGYTATGVSSWKLGFWTFIASECLFFGTLISTYMVYKGQAVVGPYPEDLFNILLTTTSTTILLFSSLAMVLALDAVQRALNGRAIFWLAMVMAMGLAFIGIEAWEYTHFIHEGLTITSSTFGSSYYVLTGTHKVHVAVGVIWMGTLAIQIARGKIPPAKAEQVEIAGLYWHFVDIIWIVIFTLVYLIS, encoded by the coding sequence ATGAGCCACGTTTCGACGGCGCAGCCTGGCGACCACGGATACACGGCCACGGGGGTCTCGAGCTGGAAGCTCGGATTCTGGACCTTCATCGCCTCCGAGTGTCTCTTTTTCGGGACTCTGATCTCGACTTATATGGTCTACAAGGGGCAGGCGGTGGTCGGCCCCTATCCGGAGGATCTGTTCAACATCCTCCTGACGACCACAAGCACGACGATCCTCCTCTTCAGCTCGCTTGCGATGGTGCTTGCCCTGGACGCCGTCCAGCGTGCGCTGAACGGCCGGGCGATTTTCTGGCTTGCCATGGTCATGGCGATGGGTCTCGCCTTCATCGGAATCGAGGCGTGGGAATACACCCACTTCATCCATGAAGGGCTCACGATCACCTCGAGCACCTTCGGGTCGTCGTATTACGTCCTGACCGGGACGCACAAGGTGCATGTGGCGGTGGGGGTCATCTGGATGGGGACGCTCGCGATCCAGATCGCGCGCGGGAAGATTCCGCCGGCCAAGGCCGAACAGGTGGAGATCGCGGGGCTCTACTGGCACTTCGTGGACATCATCTGGATCGTGATCTTCACCCTCGTTTACCTGATCAGCTGA
- a CDS encoding cytochrome C oxidase subunit IV family protein yields the protein MREEPMGTSVEHGDGHKSHPSVSFYVLIGVILSVVTGIEVAIYYMPAFETAATPLLVLLSAAKVVLVIMFFMHLKMDHRSLTWIFICGAALAAFMVSALVVLYHFLPQLQS from the coding sequence ATGCGCGAAGAGCCGATGGGGACCAGCGTGGAACACGGGGACGGGCATAAGAGCCACCCTTCGGTCTCTTTCTACGTCCTGATCGGGGTCATTCTGTCTGTGGTGACCGGGATCGAGGTGGCGATCTACTACATGCCGGCGTTCGAAACGGCGGCGACCCCCCTCCTGGTGCTCCTCTCCGCCGCGAAGGTCGTCTTGGTGATCATGTTTTTCATGCATCTGAAGATGGATCACCGCTCGCTCACCTGGATCTTCATTTGCGGGGCGGCGCTGGCGGCCTTCATGGTGAGCGCACTCGTCGTGCTCTACCATTTCCTCCCGCAACTGCAGAGCTAA
- a CDS encoding cytochrome c oxidase assembly protein, with protein MSVSPSILIGCMYLLVGYLLAVGPARRRFGWSSESASSARVASWVAALLVIFFSLNGPLHEWADEYLFSAHMVQHLLLMLVMPPFLIWGLPPWLIRKALEWRPVYLAGRVLTHPGVAFVAYNAVFIFWHLPQNYDLALMDHGIHIGQHLSFMAVAVMMWWPVVNPVEELERIPTGPLLMGYVFLFGIPGTVISAFITLSDSTLYRWYAAAPRVTGLSALDDQRLGGLIMWIPGMLIFWAAITAVFFRWTKDEYRSWREDPEAPSPL; from the coding sequence ATGAGCGTATCCCCCAGCATTCTCATCGGGTGTATGTACCTCCTCGTGGGGTACCTCCTGGCCGTGGGTCCGGCCCGCCGGCGATTCGGCTGGAGCTCGGAGTCCGCATCCTCCGCGAGAGTTGCATCGTGGGTCGCCGCCCTTCTCGTGATCTTTTTTTCGCTGAACGGGCCGCTGCACGAGTGGGCGGACGAGTATCTCTTCTCCGCCCACATGGTGCAGCACCTCCTCCTCATGTTGGTGATGCCCCCCTTCCTCATCTGGGGGCTTCCGCCCTGGCTGATCCGGAAGGCACTGGAGTGGCGCCCGGTCTACCTCGCCGGCCGAGTCCTCACGCACCCGGGAGTCGCCTTCGTCGCCTACAACGCGGTTTTCATCTTCTGGCACCTTCCGCAGAACTACGACCTGGCCCTGATGGATCACGGCATCCACATCGGCCAACACCTGAGCTTCATGGCCGTAGCCGTCATGATGTGGTGGCCCGTCGTGAATCCAGTGGAAGAGCTGGAGAGGATTCCGACGGGGCCCCTCCTCATGGGGTATGTCTTTCTCTTCGGGATTCCGGGGACGGTGATCTCCGCCTTCATCACGCTGTCGGACTCGACGCTCTATCGCTGGTACGCGGCGGCTCCCCGCGTCACGGGGCTTTCCGCCCTCGATGACCAGCGTCTGGGGGGCCTCATCATGTGGATTCCGGGGATGTTGATCTTCTGGGCTGCCATCACCGCCGTTTTCTTCCGGTGGACGAAGGACGAATATCGGTCCTGGAGGGAGGATCCGGAGGCGCCGTCTCCGCTCTGA
- a CDS encoding cytochrome C oxidase subunit IV family protein: protein MASAEKVHPPYMLIWFVLAVLMFGKVGIMMLGLPTAVSVTLLVIVSLTSALLVAMYYMHLRFEPKKLWIIAAVPIPLIFILILTVIQEF from the coding sequence ATGGCATCCGCCGAAAAAGTTCACCCGCCGTACATGCTGATCTGGTTCGTTCTGGCCGTTCTCATGTTCGGCAAGGTGGGAATCATGATGCTGGGGCTTCCGACGGCCGTATCGGTGACCCTCCTCGTCATCGTGTCCCTGACCAGCGCTTTATTGGTCGCGATGTACTACATGCACCTGCGGTTCGAGCCGAAGAAGCTCTGGATCATCGCCGCGGTGCCGATCCCGTTGATCTTCATCCTGATCCTCACGGTGATCCAGGAGTTTTGA
- a CDS encoding cytochrome c oxidase subunit 3, whose amino-acid sequence MTSHAAAIPMDQRRPEPGVEFYTMKLGMWIFLLSEIMFFTSLIGAYVILRFAHPEQWAYPGEVLNVPLTAINTFVLICSSVTMVKAFAALEHDDQKGLQLWLVATILLGSTFVGVQVYEYIHLAADGFIPVAANYSAEGGPLYGSTFYLMTGFHGLHVTIGVFALIGVLIRSMGGHFNSKKVGGVEIMGLYWHFVDLVWIVLFTIVYLV is encoded by the coding sequence ATGACGAGTCACGCAGCCGCGATCCCGATGGACCAGCGGCGTCCCGAGCCCGGGGTCGAGTTTTATACCATGAAGCTCGGGATGTGGATCTTCCTCCTTTCGGAGATCATGTTCTTCACCTCGCTCATCGGAGCCTACGTCATTCTCCGGTTCGCCCATCCGGAGCAGTGGGCCTATCCGGGCGAGGTGCTCAACGTCCCCCTGACGGCGATCAACACCTTCGTCCTGATCTGTTCATCCGTCACGATGGTGAAGGCCTTCGCCGCGCTGGAACATGACGACCAGAAGGGGCTCCAGCTCTGGTTGGTCGCCACGATCCTCCTCGGAAGCACGTTCGTCGGGGTCCAGGTGTATGAATACATTCACCTGGCGGCCGACGGATTCATCCCGGTCGCCGCCAATTACAGCGCCGAGGGAGGACCGCTTTACGGCTCGACCTTTTACCTGATGACCGGATTTCACGGGCTCCACGTCACGATCGGGGTCTTCGCCCTGATCGGCGTGCTGATCCGCTCCATGGGAGGGCATTTCAACTCGAAGAAGGTGGGCGGTGTCGAGATCATGGGGCTTTATTGGCACTTCGTGGACCTGGTCTGGATCGTCCTCTTCACCATCGTCTACCTCGTCTGA
- a CDS encoding cbb3-type cytochrome c oxidase subunit I: MSHVATKTDYDLLPFAGEHHEELSFVRKYIFSTDHKTIGKQFLFMSLLFLLLGGTLATVMRWQLGFPGTPLPVDILPETMAPGGIILPEFYNSLVTMHGTFMIFFAIMPLLVGVFGNLLIPLQIGAADMAFPKLNMFSFWLAVPAGFIMLASFFVEGGAAGAGWTSYAPLSTSGEFTGVYLGQQLWLISLFLLGFSSITGAVNYITTIINLRAPGLTWFRLPLTVWALFITAILVLLAMPILAGGLIMLLTDQTLGTTFFKPELGGEPLLWQHLFWYFGHPEVYILILPAMGIVSEVIANGARKPVFGYHSMVFAIAAIALLSWIVWGHHMFMSGMNPRLGMTFMFTTIVIAVPSAIKVFNWLGTLWKGNIHFTTPFLHSVAFVALFIIGGLSGVFMASTPVDIPIHDTYFIVAHIHYVLFGGSLFAIFSGITYWYPKLFGTLMNETWGKIHFIGTFIAYNLAFFPMHGIGLQGMMRRLYDPTLYAYLQPLQPWNVFISYSVFVLFAFQFIFAANFLLSIWKGKKAGPNPWRANSIEWSAPSPPPHGNFERMPVVYRGPYEYSVPGAREDFILQTDPPDSSVAPHHTSASTSH, from the coding sequence ATGAGTCACGTGGCCACAAAAACGGACTACGACCTCCTTCCCTTCGCGGGAGAGCACCATGAGGAGCTCTCCTTCGTCCGGAAGTATATCTTCTCGACCGACCACAAGACGATCGGGAAGCAATTCCTCTTCATGAGCCTCCTCTTCCTCCTCCTGGGGGGGACGCTCGCCACCGTGATGCGGTGGCAGCTCGGCTTTCCGGGAACGCCCCTCCCGGTGGACATCCTTCCCGAGACGATGGCTCCCGGCGGGATCATTCTCCCGGAGTTTTACAACTCGCTCGTGACGATGCATGGGACCTTCATGATCTTCTTCGCGATCATGCCGCTGCTCGTCGGAGTGTTCGGGAACCTGCTGATCCCCCTTCAGATCGGCGCGGCCGACATGGCCTTCCCGAAGCTGAACATGTTCTCGTTCTGGCTCGCGGTGCCGGCCGGCTTCATCATGCTCGCGAGCTTTTTTGTGGAAGGAGGAGCGGCGGGCGCGGGGTGGACCTCGTACGCACCACTCTCGACGTCGGGCGAATTCACCGGCGTCTACCTCGGCCAACAACTTTGGCTGATCTCTCTTTTCCTCCTCGGCTTCTCGTCCATCACGGGAGCCGTAAACTACATCACGACCATCATCAACCTGCGGGCCCCGGGGCTCACCTGGTTCCGCCTCCCGCTCACCGTCTGGGCGCTTTTCATCACGGCGATTCTCGTCCTCCTCGCGATGCCGATCCTCGCGGGAGGGCTGATCATGCTCCTCACGGATCAGACGCTCGGGACGACCTTTTTCAAGCCGGAACTCGGCGGTGAGCCTCTCCTCTGGCAGCACCTCTTCTGGTACTTCGGCCACCCCGAGGTTTACATCCTCATCCTCCCCGCGATGGGGATTGTCTCCGAGGTGATCGCAAACGGGGCAAGGAAGCCCGTATTCGGATACCACTCGATGGTCTTCGCCATCGCGGCGATCGCGCTCCTGAGCTGGATCGTGTGGGGACACCACATGTTCATGAGCGGGATGAACCCGAGGCTCGGGATGACGTTCATGTTCACCACGATCGTCATCGCGGTCCCCTCCGCCATCAAAGTGTTCAACTGGCTCGGCACACTCTGGAAGGGGAACATCCATTTCACGACTCCCTTCCTGCACAGCGTGGCCTTCGTCGCCCTTTTCATCATCGGAGGACTCTCGGGAGTGTTCATGGCGTCCACGCCGGTGGATATCCCGATCCACGACACCTACTTCATCGTGGCGCACATCCACTACGTCCTCTTCGGAGGAAGCCTCTTCGCGATCTTCTCGGGGATCACCTATTGGTATCCGAAGTTGTTCGGGACGTTGATGAACGAGACCTGGGGAAAGATCCACTTCATTGGGACCTTCATCGCTTACAACCTGGCATTCTTCCCGATGCACGGAATCGGGCTCCAGGGGATGATGCGGCGTCTCTACGACCCGACGCTATACGCGTACCTGCAGCCGCTCCAACCCTGGAACGTCTTCATCTCTTATTCGGTATTCGTGCTCTTCGCTTTCCAGTTCATCTTCGCGGCGAACTTCCTCCTCTCGATCTGGAAGGGGAAGAAGGCCGGCCCGAATCCATGGCGAGCGAATTCCATCGAGTGGAGCGCACCTTCACCTCCGCCTCACGGCAACTTCGAGCGGATGCCGGTCGTTTACCGGGGTCCGTATGAATACAGCGTTCCCGGCGCCCGCGAGGACTTCATTCTCCAGACGGATCCGCCGGATTCGTCCGTGGCGCCGCACCACACCTCCGCCTCCACTTCGCACTGA